One Eptesicus fuscus isolate TK198812 chromosome 13, DD_ASM_mEF_20220401, whole genome shotgun sequence genomic window, GAAACCAGCATAAACACTTCAAAAACATGCAGAGTACACAAAGGAGAAGGCTTAGGGTAAGTAGCTTACCAGTGAAGGGCTGGCTTGGCAGCGGGTTGAGAGTCCGCAAAGGGCTGTTGAGGAAGGGGCAAGGGGGCTCAGGGGGGCAGGTGAAGCTTGCGtaggcctcctcctcctcaagaGGTAGTGGAGGCTCTAGGGGAAGCTCTGAGCCGGCCCCCCCATTACTCAATGCCACCTCCAGATCCCGGAGCTCCTGCCCAAAGCCCTCTAGTCCTGCCATGCCCTCAGAGGTGCCCTCTAGCAggtcccctgctccctcctgtggCACCCGACGAACTTTCTTGGCCCCCTCAGGCCATGGTCCTGGCATCCCATTGAGCTGAAGAGGAGGCAGGTGGCCGgggccctcccctgcacccccagccagtctcccactccccagctcctcctcctccccttctcccacatTGTCCTTGTCCTGCTCAGGCAGTAAGCTGCGTTTCTTAGTCCGGGAGCCAACAGGACTGGGCTCAGGAGGAGGCCGCTCGCCATCATAGGGAGCAGACCAGGTACGGCAAGCTCGGACACAGCGGTCCACACCACGGCGTGCCTCACGCAGGTACTCCAGGTAATTGTCTTCCAGTTCACCAGGCTCCTCTGCAGGGCTTGGCCTTCGGCCAGGGCTGGAGGCCGGGGATGAAGCAAGCCCTGGTGAGCgaggggctgggactggggaCTCGGAGCCACCTAAACTCTGCTGTCGCAGGAAGAGAGCCAGACGAGATGGTGTGGAGGGCCGGGGTACTGTTACCACAGAAGAGGAATCAACACTTGGGCTTCCAGGGCCTAAAGATGGGAAAAAGACATAAGAGGGATTGAAGAGACAGAGGTCCAGGAAGAAGGATGAGACATCTAGGGAAACTGAGAGAGAAGGTAACAAGGCAGCAGAAACATGGTACAATTCAGACAGCTAACTCTCCACCCTCCAAATAAGGCTTTCCTCATCCATCGCTCCATCTCACCACCaccaatactaaaaaaaaatatggaaacagAAAGAATACTGGACTAGAGAGAAACAACTTTACTCCGAAGCTAAATTTCTTTGATGAAGTTAAGGATCCACCCTGCAAGACCCCTCATTAACTTCCTCAAAGATGGAATGCCACTCATGGCCACCTCCCTAACCCCCCTTCTTGTTAAGCTCCCCCAGAATCCAGGCCATACCCGTGatgtcctcccttctccctgactCTCTGCTAGGCCCACCTCGTGCCCACGAGGCATGCTCTGGACGGGGTGGGCTGGGGGCACAGTGCCGACAACAGCGTGGGATTAGGGAGAGAAACTTGTCTGCTGCTCGACCATATAGATCCACATCACGTACagctggcttctggctcagcATCACATGGTTACATGGGACAAGATACctaggaaagacagagaaaaaggaCACAGAATAAATCAGAAAGGAAGGACAGGGTTTTAGAAAACATCAGGCAGGCCATTGGAATTGCCTCCAAGAGGAAACACATGAGCAACCCCAATTTAACCCATCACCCCAGCAATGCACAAGGCCCTGAGGGTTCAGGATCAGCCATCCCTCAGCCCTGACTGCACAGGTACCTGAGAACCAGCTGCAGCAGGACATCCTCACAGCTGAGGTTCAGTAGGGTCCTGAAGAGACTGAGAGAGACCATGCAGAgctggaggggtgggagaggagggagggagtcaCCATAATAGCTCTCTACCCTCCAAGATGTTTACCAAATGGgaaccctcccagcccctggcccaacCAACCGCTCCTAGAACAACGTGCACAGGGCCTAGCATATAAAAGTCATTCAATAAATGATCAAATAATGTTTGTGGGCAAGACTTCACTATTAATAGACAGGAATGAACCATTTGTCAAGGTCAATGTATTTCTATAGACCATACACATATCAGCAAACTCTCTAGCTATATTCACCAGTCAGCAGAGATTCCAGCaatatttaaatggaataaatatcCATGAAAAGAGACCCTAGGAAATACCAAAACTGAATGAGTAACAAGATACAACAGCAACATGATAACTAGGTGAATACCTGTCAGCAGAGACTGTAGCAGCACAGTAACTGAATGCCTACCAATAAGAAAACAGAGGGAACCTGGAAAAATACCAGCTGGgatgtgggcggggctgtgaaCAGGCGGCTGAGTCACCTCTCCAACACCAGTGTTATCTCTCAGAAGGTAGGCTAAAGAAAAGCTGGAGGGCAGctgacaggaaaaggaaaaaataggtaGGTCCAGAATAggggaaagctttttattttagcaaAGTAAGGGAAGAGAACAGACACATGTAAACTCTCCCTCATTCTGAATCCCCACAGCACTTTCTATAAAATTCCCTTATGGCAAGTATGTCAGACACCTTGAGTTCCCTAAAGACAACTATTGGATctcagtctagggcagtggtcggcaaaccacatggggctctctggccccttgagtgtagctcttccacaaaataccacatttttagcaaaggccagcttaggagtaccctaattaagttaataacaatgtatctacctatatagtttaagttttaaaaatttggctctcaaaagaaatttcaatcgttgtactgttgatatttggctctgttgactaatgagtttgccaaccactggtctagggcactACATGCACAGTCCAGGTGCTCATCATTTACTAAATGAGAACTAAAAGACAGCTACATTTTGGACAGCATGGTTGTCTAAATGACAATTTTAACTGGCAATGAAAATATTGAGACTCACTGGAAGGTCCTAATCATCATAACCTGCAAATATTTTACCTTACATAGcagaagggactttgcagatatgaCTAAGGTAACAGAATTTGACATGGGAAAATAATCCTGGCTTATCAAAGTGGGCTCAATCAAATCACACAAGTAAGCAAAGAACCCTTTCCTGCTaggttcaaaaataaaaagggaagagagatctGAAACATGAGAGGGACTCAATCCATCATGGatgactttgaagatggaagaaaagGGCCCTAAGCCAAGAACTGGTGGGCCTCTAGCAGACAGCCAGCAAGAAAATAGATCTCAATCATATAACTACAATGAAATAAATTCTACCAAAAAGCCAAATGAGCAAGAATCTtctcctagagcctccagaaaggaatgcagcaCCCCCAACACTGACCTTAGCCTGGAGAGATTGTGTCAAACATATGGCCTACAGAACTGTAcaataataaatttatgttgttttaagtcactatgtttgtggtaatttgttattaCAGCAATAAAAAACTAGTACAAATAGGCACACAGGCTGGCTAGTGAGCATGATTTACTTTAAGCCACAAAAGAGGCTGCAGAAGTTAGAAAGTCCGGCCAACAGAATCAAACTTTAAAGGCCAAACAACAGAAAGGAAAGATCTGCATGGCCAACACAGGCATCCTGAAATCAGAAGAGATCTGGTTCCTCTAagaaccaggaaccaagaggaaatccCCAAGAACATAAAAGGTTCCTCAGAACAGGGGACCAAATGTGAGACCAATAGAAAACATATGCTAAAGACAATGCGGGAGAATCAAAGAAGTTAAGATTAAGACAAAAAAGCAAGATGGGTAGAGGCcagcacagaagaaaaaaaaaaaatgacaagaaggAAATCAACTGTCCCAAAACATAAACAGTATATTCCTTGAGGTCAAACATAAGCatagtgagaaataaaattttttatatctttgtaaAATTAAAGTTTTGACATCTATTTTCTTGGTTTATACCAATAATTCTTAACCATGACATGTATCATAATTACTTTTtggaacctttttaaaaatacacgtTGTAGGCCTACTCCCAAAGATTATAACCCAAGAGATCTAAGGCAGAGCTTAGAACCTGTTGTAGTTATTGTCATTTTCAAATTTGGAAGTATATACTTGATTCAAAACACTGGTCTGATCAGAATGAGATTCGAATATCTCACATATACTCTAACTTAGCTATTCAGAAACCTCACCTATACAAAACATATCTATCTGGGAACCTCACCTATCTGGAACCCTACTATCTAGTACCTCAATTATCTAGAACAGTTTTCTAGAACCCTTCATGATCCAAGAACTTCTGTTTTAAACACAAGGACCCAGGGAACTCCAATTATTTGTAATTAAAGGAAACCAAAATGATTGCAGAGCCAAAATAAATGCCATAAAGTCCATGGTTAAACTAATGATTTACTCCCCAAGAAAGACTTCAGGTCTTTATCACTTGGAAACTATTTGCTTCTGTTTTATATACATTTCTATTGGTTAAAATACAAACTTGTTATCATGGTCTACAAGGCCATACATGATCTGAACCCTGCCTACTTCTCTACTTTCATCTCATTCCCTTCTTTCCCTTGCTCACTACACCTTCAGTCACACTGGTCCTTCATTTCCTCAAATACATTAAGCTCTTCCCCATTCGTTGTCCTTTGCATGTTGCTCCCtctgcctagaccagtggtcagcaaactgtggctcgcgagccacatgcggctctttggccccttgagtgtggctcttccacaaaataccacgtgtgggcccgcacgtacagtgtgattgaaactttgggcccatgcgcagaagtctactaccggttttcggctctcaaaagaaatttcaatcgttgtactgttgatatttggctttgttgactaatgagtttgctgaccactggcctagactatTCTTCCATTTGCTCTTCAATAAGCTACTTCCCTCATGACCTTTAAGTCTTAGCTCAATCTCACCTCCTCAGAAAGGTTTTTTtggtgtgactttttttttttttaccaccatcTTATTTTATAAGCACCCTGTTTGCTTTTTCATTACAATGACTACAATGTTCAATTATTTCAGTAATGTGTTTGCTTATCTATCTCCTCTATACAGGAAGCACATTAAGTCAGCATCCTTGTCTATCTAATATACCATTACATACTCAATACCACAGAACAGCATGGCACATAGTGAACAATCATGTTCAAGAGGAAGTAATGTAAGTAGATAGATGGGTGTGTACCCCAAGTTATAGCAGCTCAAATGCAGCAAatccaaagggggaaaaagataaGCATGCCAGTAGCAGCTGGCCAGCTATCAAAGCAGACACAAAACCTGAAAATGCAATCTTAAGTCACCCAAAACAGGCCACAGAACACTACACGACTATTTCATGTCAACGATGTATCATGTCAATGATACATCACAAGTGTAGCACAATGGCAAAACCTAGAGCCATGATGAGCACCCAAAGTCATCCACAGAAGGAAATTGTGTTCCAGAGTCATAAATTACAAACGCAGGGAGGCAGATTAAAATCTGTACCAAAATGGTTAAAAGTTAAATACTAGAAAGTAAATGCTGTCAACTTTAAAGTGATTGCTGGAGACAAAGGCCAAAGAAGGGCAGTGACACCCGCCCAGAACACAggtcagagagagaagatggCTCACCCAAGTAAGCCAGGACAGAGGAAGGGGCCATACCCGGGAGTTGCTGCCAATTCGGGCAACGAGGGTGTCAAGGATGGTGTGGGTGTCATGCCGGTGTAACAGCAGGAATCGCAGGAAGGTACGGAGCAAGGCAGGCTCTGAAATACTCCGTAGGAAAAGTTCCAGGTAGGCGGTACTGGCGATCATCTCCTCCACAGAGGTCTGgatgaagggaagggaaagtTTGGAAATTTAGGGCTTCCCTGCACATATACTGGAGTCATTTCCCGAGTTTTAAGGAGGAACTAGGAGCAGACAGGGAAAAGGAGATTAGTACCTAGACCACTGTTTCCCACATTCGTCCTGGCATTGAAGTTGCCACCCATCAGCCTAATCCCCTATTCTGTCTTGCTACCCATGACTCTCACCTTGTGCAGGGCAGGGCCCATGACAGGTACCAGGAACCCATTATGGATATAATCAACCAGCTGCTTCTGTACCAGAGGGTGAGCCACCTACAGGGGTacaagaaagaagaaggaggattGTGAGGGGGGCCACTGTCTGAAAGGGAATAGACAGGTACAGTAGGCACCCTACCTTCAAGATGACAGAACAGCAGAACTCCAGGGAATgcaacccctcccaccccatctccccaGAATGTCCAAGAGCCAGACCTCCTGAGAACCCCAGTCCCACCTGAATGACTGCGTTGCAGAACTCTAGGGAACTCATGAAGAGCGCAAGGGCTGGCACTCCCAGCCAGTCCTCCCGTCGCAGACAGTGCCAGTCATCCCCTGGAACTTCAATCTTTCGGGGCAATGAAGAGTACAGGGCACTCAGCCCTGTGGCCAGCACCTGGGGGCCATCCCCAAGAATAGGTTATCAAAGGCTCAGACAATATAAAAAAGGGGAACAGGGCAGCTACTAACCCAGAGTTTTGATTAGAATAAGGGAAAGGGCTATGACCAGAGCAGGTATTTAGTTACCCAATGTTCCAAGACAACCTAGAAACACTGGCCCATGGAGAGCCTTAGTTCCTGCCCTATGCACCTAAGCCATGTTTTCATCCCCACCCCAATTCCAGGCATTCCTTTCAAATCCAGGGGGTTGGTTCCTGAAGACAGTCCTGATACACAGACCTTCTACATCTCCTATCCAGTGCCCACACACCATATCCTACCCCCCATCCCAGGAGGTGCTGACCGGGCAGAAGTAAGAGTGATCTGCGATGTAGCGACCCACGGTGGGGCTCCCAGCTGACAGAGCCATAAGCAGGAGTAGGGCATCTCGGGCCTGCTGGCCCAGGGTGCCCTCTCGATGGACGAAGGGAACAAGGCGAGAGAAGAGGAGAAGACGAGGGGCAGCTCCAGGCTCAGGAGGTGGCTGCAGGAAGAACTCAAGCAATGAAGGCTCCCgggccagacacacacacagctggcTGAGAAGTAGCACCAGGCCGTCATCCAGTGCTGGGCTACTGGGCACAGGGCGGCCACAGGCATCCAGCAAGGTCAGCAGAGCCTCACGAACTGGACCATGCCGCAAGAGTGGCTGGCGAGCTTCGCTTACCAGCATCTCAAATAATTTCAGTTGCTCAGCCCGCCGTTCCTCAACCCCATCCCCAAGCTCATCCCATTGAAGCTGCCATGCCAACACACGGGTTAGCAGATCCTCGCGCAGAGCAAACTCcagcaggggcccaggggcattgggggctgaagggactgcaTGATCCTCTGCCAGCAGCGTCAACATCTGGTAAGTATGGTTGCGCACAGCACTGAGATCATCTGCACCCCCAGGAGCTACCCGAGGGCCTTGTCGCTCCAGGATTCGCACCACCTGGGGACACAGGACAGAAGATAGAGGGAATCTAAGATGATAAGGTAACTAAATGACACACTGAGAGAACAAAGAAAGTTAGGAGGACTCAGGAAGCCAACAGACTAGGCCCTCTGGCATATAGTCTCCTACCTGGGACCAATGATTCTTGAAGACCATAAGGCAGGTCTCAGGGTCAGCCACGACAGGGGTCTGCAGACTGGCCCCTTGAGGTACACGGTGCCCAGGGCCCCGGGAGGCCAGTCTGCTCAGCCAGTTCATCCTCTCCATGAGGCCAGCTGGGCAGGGCCAGCGGCCAGAGGACCACACTCTGAGAATTTGCCAGCTGGAGGCTTTCTCCACTTGTGTTTCCAGTCAGCTTCATCTGGTCTATAGGAGCCAGTCGCTGGCCATGGAGCCAGAAGATATACCAGGCTCCAAGTGACAAGCCCAGAGGTTGCTGACCAGTCCAGACTTGCAAATCTAATTCaaaaagagagaatggaaaagatCAACAGAAGTTTGCCACTCTCCTCTACCCAGCAGGAAGAACTCAGAGCCACCACTCCACTGaaaattccacacacacacataatcagCATCTTAAACTTACCAAGTCTAAAACAAAACTCATTTCTACCACTAAACCTATtattcccccagcctcccctatctcAATAAATAGCAACATTTTCATCTACATGCTCAAGCCGAAATCCTGGATATCATCCTCATTTCTTTCCCTTACTTCTAATATCCAGTTCATCAGCAAACCCTATCATCTCTATCCTCAAAACACATCTCACTATTGCAATAGCTTCCAATCTGGCATCCATACTTCCAGTCTTGCCCCTGAGAGTCTATTCTACACACAGCAAGCACAGTGATATTCTTAAAACCTAAATAATATCTCTCCTCTGCTGAATATCCTTCAATAATTTCCTATCACACTAGTAACTATCCAATTTCCTTACCTTGGCCTATAGGGCCCTATATAATCTAATCTGTGCAACCTCCTACCATACTCCTCCTCACTCATGCTTTACTCACACAGGCCTTTTCGAATACTTCCCCATTCCCTCTGCCTGATGAGCTCTTCTCCTAATCTTTCACGTTACTCGGTTCTTTACAAATGCCATCTCCTAGGAGAGACCTTATTCAATAATTCTATCTAAATAGCACATCTTCCCACCTTCACTCTAGCTTCCTGATCCTACTTTCTTCTTAGCAGTTTTCACTACATGAAATTATCTATcatcccactagaatgtaagttcacAGAGGGCATagtttatctgttttatttaaaGTTGTATCCTCAGTGCCTCAAGactcaatatttgttaaatgtatgaatgcataagtgaatgaagtagtaaatgaatgaatgaacaagcaaGAAATCCAGTCCTCTGACTACAACCCTCTGATATTGTTGAGGAATAAACTTTGTTCTGCCTATCACAGTTCCCTCCCTAGAAGCCTACCCAGTAGGAAATGGACAAAGAGACCCTTAAATGTCTGAATATTCTTAAAAGGTGCAAATGCAGAGCCAACT contains:
- the FHIP1B gene encoding FHF complex subunit HOOK interacting protein 1B isoform X1 translates to MERMNWLSRLASRGPGHRVPQGASLQTPVVADPETCLMVFKNHWSQVVRILERQGPRVAPGGADDLSAVRNHTYQMLTLLAEDHAVPSAPNAPGPLLEFALREDLLTRVLAWQLQWDELGDGVEERRAEQLKLFEMLVSEARQPLLRHGPVREALLTLLDACGRPVPSSPALDDGLVLLLSQLCVCLAREPSLLEFFLQPPPEPGAAPRLLLFSRLVPFVHREGTLGQQARDALLLLMALSAGSPTVGRYIADHSYFCPVLATGLSALYSSLPRKIEVPGDDWHCLRREDWLGVPALALFMSSLEFCNAVIQVAHPLVQKQLVDYIHNGFLVPVMGPALHKTSVEEMIASTAYLELFLRSISEPALLRTFLRFLLLHRHDTHTILDTLVARIGSNSRLCMVSLSLFRTLLNLSCEDVLLQLVLRYLVPCNHVMLSQKPAVRDVDLYGRAADKFLSLIPRCCRHCAPSPPRPEHASWARGGPSRESGRREDITGPGSPSVDSSSVVTVPRPSTPSRLALFLRQQSLGGSESPVPAPRSPGLASSPASSPGRRPSPAEEPGELEDNYLEYLREARRGVDRCVRACRTWSAPYDGERPPPEPSPVGSRTKKRSLLPEQDKDNVGEGEEEELGSGRLAGGAGEGPGHLPPLQLNGMPGPWPEGAKKVRRVPQEGAGDLLEGTSEGMAGLEGFGQELRDLEVALSNGGAGSELPLEPPLPLEEEEAYASFTCPPEPPCPFLNSPLRTLNPLPSQPFTGPFMAVLFAKLENMLQNSVYVNFLLTGLVAQLACHPQPLLRSFLLNTNMVFQPSVKSLLQVLGSVKNKIESFAASQEDFPALLSKAKKYLIARGKLDWAEGPAAGPTPRRSDSLVKSRRPSLGELLLRHAHSPTRARQAAQLVHQPGRDSTGLGLGGGSPGASTPVLPPRGGTTERQGEALRVKNAVYCAVIFPEFLKELAAISQAHAVTSPFLLDTSEEGNVPPVSGFGPLNP
- the FHIP1B gene encoding FHF complex subunit HOOK interacting protein 1B isoform X2, translated to MERMNWLSRLASRGPGHRVPQGASLQTPVVADPETCLMVFKNHWSQVVRILERQGPRVAPGGADDLSAVRNHTYQMLTLLAEDHAVPSAPNAPGPLLEFALREDLLTRVLAWQLQWDELGDGVEERRAEQLKLFEMLVSEARQPLLRHGPVREALLTLLDACGRPVPSSPALDDGLVLLLSQLCVCLAREPSLLEFFLQPPPEPGAAPRLLLFSRLVPFVHREGTLGQQARDALLLLMALSAGSPTVGRYIADHSYFCPVLATGLSALYSSLPRKIEVPGDDWHCLRREDWLGVPALALFMSSLEFCNAVIQVAHPLVQKQLVDYIHNGFLVPVMGPALHKTSVEEMIASTAYLELFLRSISEPALLRTFLRFLLLHRHDTHTILDTLVARIGSNSRLCMVSLSLFRTLLNLSCEDVLLQLVLRYLVPCNHVMLSQKPAVRDVDLYGRAADKFLSLIPRCCRHCAPSPPRPEHASWARGPGSPSVDSSSVVTVPRPSTPSRLALFLRQQSLGGSESPVPAPRSPGLASSPASSPGRRPSPAEEPGELEDNYLEYLREARRGVDRCVRACRTWSAPYDGERPPPEPSPVGSRTKKRSLLPEQDKDNVGEGEEEELGSGRLAGGAGEGPGHLPPLQLNGMPGPWPEGAKKVRRVPQEGAGDLLEGTSEGMAGLEGFGQELRDLEVALSNGGAGSELPLEPPLPLEEEEAYASFTCPPEPPCPFLNSPLRTLNPLPSQPFTGPFMAVLFAKLENMLQNSVYVNFLLTGLVAQLACHPQPLLRSFLLNTNMVFQPSVKSLLQVLGSVKNKIESFAASQEDFPALLSKAKKYLIARGKLDWAEGPAAGPTPRRSDSLVKSRRPSLGELLLRHAHSPTRARQAAQLVHQPGRDSTGLGLGGGSPGASTPVLPPRGGTTERQGEALRVKNAVYCAVIFPEFLKELAAISQAHAVTSPFLLDTSEEGNVPPVSGFGPLNP
- the FHIP1B gene encoding FHF complex subunit HOOK interacting protein 1B isoform X4 — encoded protein: MERMNWLSRLASRGPGHRVPQGASLQTPVVADPETCLMVFKNHWSQVVRILERQGPRVAPGGADDLSAVRNHTYQMLTLLAEDHAVPSAPNAPGPLLEFALREDLLTRVLAWQLQWDELGDGVEERRAEQLKLFEMLVSEARQPLLRHGPVREALLTLLDACGRPVPSSPALDDGLVLLLSQLCVCLAREPSLLEFFLQPPPEPGAAPRLLLFSRLVPFVHREGTLGQQARDALLLLMALSAGSPTVGRYIADHSYFCPVLATGLSALYSSLPRKIEVPGDDWHCLRREDWLGVPALALFMSSLEFCNAVIQVAHPLVQKQLVDYIHNGFLVPVMGPALHKTSVEEMIASTAYLELFLRSISEPALLRTFLRFLLLHRHDTHTILDTLVARIGSNSRLCMVSLSLFRTLLNLSCEDVLLQLVLRYLVPCNHVMLSQKPAVRDVDLYGRAADKFLSLIPRCCRHCAPSPPRPEHASWARGGPSRESGRREDITGPGSPSVDSSSVVTVPRPSTPSRLALFLRQQSLGGSESPVPAPRSPGLASSPASSPGRRPSPAEEPGELEDNYLEYLREARRGVDRCVRACRTWSAPYDGERPPPEPSPVGSRTKKRSLLPEQDKDNVGEGEEEELGSGRLAGGAGEGPGHLPPLQLNGMPGPWPEGAKKVRRVPQEGAGDLLEGTSEGMAGLEGFGQELRDLEVALSNGGAGSELPLEPPLPLEEEEAYASFTCPPEPPCPFLNSPLRTLNPLPSQPFTGPFMAVLFAKLENMLQNSVYVNFLLTGLVAQLACHPQPLLRSFLLNTNMVFQPSVKSLLQVCDACMHGCWAP
- the FHIP1B gene encoding FHF complex subunit HOOK interacting protein 1B isoform X3; this translates as MERMNWLSRLASRGPGHRVPQGASLQTPVVADPETCLMVFKNHWSQVVRILERQGPRVAPGGADDLSAVRNHTYQMLTLLAEDHAVPSAPNAPGPLLEFALREDLLTRVLAWQLQWDELGDGVEERRAEQLKLFEMLVSEARQPLLRHGPVREALLTLLDACGRPVPSSPALDDGLVLLLSQLCVCLAREPSLLEFFLQPPPEPGAAPRLLLFSRLVPFVHREGTLGQQARDALLLLMALSAGSPTVGRYIADHSYFCPVAHPLVQKQLVDYIHNGFLVPVMGPALHKTSVEEMIASTAYLELFLRSISEPALLRTFLRFLLLHRHDTHTILDTLVARIGSNSRLCMVSLSLFRTLLNLSCEDVLLQLVLRYLVPCNHVMLSQKPAVRDVDLYGRAADKFLSLIPRCCRHCAPSPPRPEHASWARGGPSRESGRREDITGPGSPSVDSSSVVTVPRPSTPSRLALFLRQQSLGGSESPVPAPRSPGLASSPASSPGRRPSPAEEPGELEDNYLEYLREARRGVDRCVRACRTWSAPYDGERPPPEPSPVGSRTKKRSLLPEQDKDNVGEGEEEELGSGRLAGGAGEGPGHLPPLQLNGMPGPWPEGAKKVRRVPQEGAGDLLEGTSEGMAGLEGFGQELRDLEVALSNGGAGSELPLEPPLPLEEEEAYASFTCPPEPPCPFLNSPLRTLNPLPSQPFTGPFMAVLFAKLENMLQNSVYVNFLLTGLVAQLACHPQPLLRSFLLNTNMVFQPSVKSLLQVLGSVKNKIESFAASQEDFPALLSKAKKYLIARGKLDWAEGPAAGPTPRRSDSLVKSRRPSLGELLLRHAHSPTRARQAAQLVHQPGRDSTGLGLGGGSPGASTPVLPPRGGTTERQGEALRVKNAVYCAVIFPEFLKELAAISQAHAVTSPFLLDTSEEGNVPPVSGFGPLNP